A portion of the Oncorhynchus gorbuscha isolate QuinsamMale2020 ecotype Even-year linkage group LG19, OgorEven_v1.0, whole genome shotgun sequence genome contains these proteins:
- the LOC124005008 gene encoding ras-related protein Rab-11A-like — translation MTNKEDEYDYLFKVVLIGDSGVGKSNLLSRFTRNEFNLESKSTIGVEFATRSIHVEGKTVKAQIWDTAGQERYRAITSAYYRGAVGALLVYDIAKHLTYENAERWLKELQDHADSNIVIMLVGNKSDLRHLRAVPTDEAKALAEKHGLSFLETSALDSSNVELAFQTILTAIYNIVSQRQMTGRSDADFSPNSNVVPITVQPTQNAAKSSACCQNN, via the exons ATGACGAATAAAGAAGACGAATATGACTATCTTTTCAAAG TGGTGCTGATTGGGGACTCTGGAGTGGGGAAGAGTAACCTGCTGTCCCGCTTCACCCGCAATGAGTTCAACCTGGAGAGCAAGAGCACCATTGGGGTGGAGTTTGCCACGCGCAGCATACACGTGGAAGGCAAGACTGTCAAGGCCCAGATCTGGGACACGGCAGGACAGGAGCGCTACAGAGCCATCACCTCAGC GTACTACCGTGGGGCAGTGGGGGCTCTGCTGGTGTACGACATCGCCAAGCACCTGACGTATGAAAACGCTGAACGCTGGCTGAAGGAGCTGCAGGACCACGCTGACAGCAACATTGTCATCATGCTGGTGGGAAACAAGAGTGACCTGCGCCACCTCAGGGCTGTGCCCACGGATGAGGCCAAGGCCTTGGCAG AGAAGCATGGACTGTCTTTCCTGGAGACCTCTGCGTTAGACTCCTCTAATGTGGAGCTGGCTTTCCAGACTATTCTCACAG CCATCTACAACATTGTGTCCCAGAGGCAAATGACGGGCCGCAGCGACGCAGACTTCTCGCCCAACTCCAATGTGGTGCCGATCACAGTGCAGCCCACTCAGAACGCTGCCAAGTCGAGTGCCTGCTGCCAGAACAACTGA
- the LOC124005924 gene encoding ras-related protein Rab-25-like, giving the protein MGSDEAYNFVFKVVLIGESGVGKSNLLSRFTKNEFNHDSRTTIGVEFSTRTIQLKSLIIKAQIWDTAGLERYRAITSAYYRGAVGALLVYDITKHLTYESVERWLKELYDHADPHIVVMLVGNKTDLGSERSVPTEEAKDFAEKNGLLFLETSALESTNVETAFQNVLGEIHRKVSSKEVTRGSISAVSLASPVPRAAGDPEEKKPCCRNL; this is encoded by the exons ATGGGTTCAGATGAGGCCTACAACTTTGTCTTTAAAG TGGTTCTGATAGGTGAGTCCGGCGTTGGCAAGAGCAACCTGCTCTCCCGCTTCACTAAGAACGAGTTCAACCACGACAGCCGCACCACCATCGGGGTGGAGTTCAGCACACGCACAATTCAACTGAAAAGTCTCATCATCAAGGCTCAAATCTGGGACACGGCTGGGCTGGAGCGGTACAGGGCCATCACATCCGC TTATTATAGAGGAGCTGTCGGAGCGCTactggtctatgacatcaccaagCATCTGACCTATGAGAGTGTGGAGCGCTGGCTTAAGGAGCTCTATGATCATGCAGACCCTCACATCGTAGTCATGCTGGTGGGCAACAAAACTGATCTGGGGTCAGAGCGATCAGTGCCCACTGAGGAGGCGAAGGACTTTGCAG AAAAGAATGGCCTATTGTTCTTAGAGACATCAGCCTTGGAGTCCACAAATGTTGAGACAGCCTTCCAAAATGTCCTTGGAG AGATCCACAGGAAGGTGAGCAGTAAAGAGGTGACCCGGGGGTCCATTAGTGCCGTGTCTCTGGCCAGCCCCGTCCCCAGAGCTGCAGGCGACCCTGAAGAGAAGAAGCCCTGCTGTAGGAACCTCTGA